One Glycine max cultivar Williams 82 chromosome 3, Glycine_max_v4.0, whole genome shotgun sequence DNA window includes the following coding sequences:
- the LOC100775617 gene encoding disease resistance-responsive (dirigent-like) family protein precursor (The RefSeq protein has 1 substitution compared to this genomic sequence), whose amino-acid sequence MPTLNDVLTFSFFLLLSCYCHLLNGQEDTSFGHAIDRKLLGLKRKEKLSHFKFYWHDIVSGRNPSSVAVVMPPTRMNTTTAFGLVNMIDNPLTLGPELSSKLVGKSQGFYASASQSEIGLLMAMNFAFIEGKYNGSTITILGRNCVFHKVREMPVIGGSGLFRFARGYAEARTHWFDLKAGDAIVEYNVYVMHY is encoded by the coding sequence ATGCCAACCCTCAATGATGTCCTCACATTCTCattcttccttctcctctcTTGCTATTGCCACCTCCTCAATGGCCAAGAGGACACCTCATTTGGCCATGCCATCGACAGAAAATTGCTAGGcctaaagagaaaagaaaaactcagcCACTTCAAGTTCTATTGGCATGACATAGTGAGTGGTCGCAACCCCTCGTCGGTGGCGGTTGTTACGCCACCGACGAGGATGAACACGACCACAGCATTTGGCTTGGTCAACATGATCGACAACCCGTTGACCTTGGGCCCAGAATTAAGTTCCAAGCTTGTGGGAAAATCTCAAGGTTTTTACGCTTCTGCCTCGCAGAGTGAGATTGGTCTTCTTATGGCTATGAATTTTGCTTTCATTGAAGGGAAGTACAATGGCAGCACCATCACCATATTGGGGAGGAATTGCGTCTTCCACAAGGTGAGGGAGATGCCTGTGATTGGAGGAAGTGGACTCTTCAGGTTTGCTAGAGGGTATGCTGAGGCTAGGACTCATTGGTTTGATCTCAAGGCTGGGGATGCTATTGTTGAGTACAATGTTTATGTTATGCATTATTAA
- the LOC100811091 gene encoding dirigent protein 22 isoform X1 encodes MATQFLKSLLFLSTLTLTISAEYTGFVGTLDPKSIGIKHKKTLSHFRFYWHEVFTGENPTAVRIIPSLPKYNTTTFFGTLGVYDNALTVGPEAYSKVVGKAEGLFASTSQTQVDILQIFNFALTQGKYNGSTITFAGRMSQSEKVRELPIVGGSGVFKFATGYMETSSLSFDPQTRDNTFQFDVYIYY; translated from the coding sequence ATGGCTACCCAGTTCCTCAAATCCCTCCTTTTCCTCTCCACCTTAACCCTAACCATCTCAGCAGAATACACAGGCTTTGTGGGCACACTAGACCCAAAGTCCATAGGCATAAAGCACAAGAAAACCCTAAGCCACTTCAGATTCTACTGGCACGAAGTCTTCACCGGAGAAAACCCCACAGCGGTTAGAATCATTCCCTCACTCCCCAAATACAACACAACCACATTCTTTGGTACGCTTGGGGTCTACGACAACGCTTTAACTGTGGGACCCGAGGCTTACTCCAAGGTTGTCGGAAAAGCCGAGGGCTTGTTTGCCTCCACGTCGCAAACGCAGGTTGATATTTTGCAGATTTTCAACTTCGCATTGACACAAGGGAAGTACAACGGCAGCACCATCACGTTCGCTGGGAGGATGTCCCAATCGGAGAAGGTGAGGGAGTTGCCCATTGTTGGTGGAAGTGGGGTCTTCAAATTTGCCACTGGGTATATGGAGACCAGCTCTCTCAGTTTTGATCCCCAAACGAGGGATAACACGTTTCAGTTCGACGTGTATATTTACTATTGA
- the LOC100811091 gene encoding dirigent protein 3 isoform X2: MATQFLKSLLFLSTLTLTISAEYTGFVGTLDPKSIGIKHKKTLSHFRFYWHEVFTGENPTAVRIIPSLPKYNTTTFFGTLGVYDNALTVGPEAYSKVVGKAEGLFASTSQTQVDILQIFNFALTQGKYNGSTITFAGRMSQSEKVSSIF, encoded by the exons ATGGCTACCCAGTTCCTCAAATCCCTCCTTTTCCTCTCCACCTTAACCCTAACCATCTCAGCAGAATACACAGGCTTTGTGGGCACACTAGACCCAAAGTCCATAGGCATAAAGCACAAGAAAACCCTAAGCCACTTCAGATTCTACTGGCACGAAGTCTTCACCGGAGAAAACCCCACAGCGGTTAGAATCATTCCCTCACTCCCCAAATACAACACAACCACATTCTTTGGTACGCTTGGGGTCTACGACAACGCTTTAACTGTGGGACCCGAGGCTTACTCCAAGGTTGTCGGAAAAGCCGAGGGCTTGTTTGCCTCCACGTCGCAAACGCAGGTTGATATTTTGCAGATTTTCAACTTCGCATTGACACAAGGGAAGTACAACGGCAGCACCATCACGTTCGCTGGGAGGATGTCCCAATCGGAGAAG GTTTCCTCGATCTTTTGA